Part of the Halostella litorea genome is shown below.
CGCTCGGCGACGGCGTCGGCGGCCTCGCCCAGCGCGTCGAACCCGTGAGTGTACGCCTGCAGCGTCCGGCCGCGGACGACGCCGTCGAGGTTGAGGACGGCGCGGACGGCCGCCGCGTCGGCGCGGGCGGCCTCGTGCTCGGAGCCGACGAGGCCCACCTCCTCCGCGCCGAAGGCGACGAAGCGGACCCGCGTGTCGAGTTCGGCCTCGCGGGCGGCGAGCGCGCGGGCGACCTCGACGAGCGTCGCGGTGCCCGCGCCGTTGTCCATCGCGCCCTCGGCGATGTCGTGGGCGTCGACGTGGCTCGTCACGAGCACCGCCTCGTCGGTGTCGGGGCCGAGTTCGGCGTGGACGTTCGCGCTGGTCGCCGGGGCCGCCTCGGCGTCGACGGCGACGGTCACGTCGTCGCCCGCGAACCGGCGGGCGAGGCGCGCGCCGACCTCCTTCGAGACGCCGACGGCCGGAATCTCGCCGATGGGGTCCTCGGCGGTCCCGACGCTGCCGGTCGGCGGGAGACAGCCCTCGACGTGGTTGCGGTAGACGAACGCGGCGGCCCCGCTCTCGACGGCGTGGTAGTACTTCTCCCGGCGGTGGACGTAGCGCTCGTAGTAGTCCGGCGCGTCGCTGCGGACCATCACGACCGCGCCGTCGACGTCCGCCTCCGCGAAGTCCTCGGGAAGCCCGTAGCCGAGGTCGACCAGTTCGGCGGTCGCCTCGCCGGCGGGGCTGCGCGGCAGGGCGATGCAGTCCTGCGTCGTGTCGCCCGCGCGGACGGCGCTGTCGCCGCGGGTCCACCCCTGAATGTCGAACTCGTCGAGGCGCGCGTTCCGCGCGCCGACGCGCTCCAGGGCGTCGCGGGTCGCCTCGGCGGCGCGACGTTCGCCGTCGCTCCCGGCCATGCGCGTGTCCTCGTCGACGAGCCGTTCGAGGTGGTCCCACCCGACGTCGCTGGTGAACGTCTCACCGATCCACTCGGTCATGCCAGGCCCTCCAGCGGGCCGCGGCCTAAGCGTTTCGTCTCGGTCGACCCGGTGCTATCGACGGTCCGTTACCAGACGCCGGTGCTGGCGGCTCGTTTCTGACGAACCATCACCAGTCCTATAAGTGTCTCCGTGAATATCACGCTGTGTGGCAAGTATTGCGATCATTTATTACCTCCCCCGCCGTGTTCCCGATAGAACGTTGGTGAATCAGATGCAGGCAGGAGCCGATATGGTCCGCGTGATGGCCGCAACCGACGCCCCCGAGGCCGGGGACGTCGAACTGTCCGCCGAACGTGCCCGCGAGTTTTACCAGACACAGGTGCTGGCGCGGACGTTCGACCGGAAAGCGGTCAGCCTTCACCGACAGGGGCGTATCGGCACGTACGCCCCGATGGAGGGCCAGGAGGCGGCGCAGGTCGGCGCGGCCGCGGCGCTCTCCGAGCGGGACTACTGCTTCCCGACCTACCGCGACCACGCGATGTACCTCCAGCGGGGGTACGACCTGGCCGAGGTGGTCCGGCACCTGCTCGGCGAGGGCAACTACGTCGACCGCTCGGACGGCGACGTGCGGACGTTCCCGCCGACGATCCCGATCGCCACCCAGCTGCCCCACGCGGTCGGCGTCGGGATGGCCGCACGTTACAGCGGCGACGACGCCGTCGCGCTGGCGAGTTTCGGCGACGGCGCGACCAGCGAGGGCGACTTCCACGAGGCGCTGAACATCGCCGGCGTGTTCGAGGCCCCCGTCGTGTTCTTCTGCCAGAACAACGGCTACGCGATCAGCGTCCCGACGGAGCGCCAGACCGCGACGGCCACCATCGCGGAGAAGGCCGACGCCTACGGCATCGAGGGCGTCCGCGTCGACGGCAACGACGTGGTCGCCGTCCACGACGTCGTGAGCGACGCCGTCGAGCGCGCGCGGAACGGCGGCGGCCCGACGCTCGTCGAGGCGGTCACGTACCGGCGCGGCCCCCATACCACGACCGACGATCCCTCGCAGTACCGCGACGAGGACGACGTGCCCGAGTTCGCGGAGCGGGACCCGCTGGAGCGCACCCGTGAGTACATGGAAACGACCCACGGCTGGAGCGAGGCCGACGAGACCGCGCTGCAGGAGGCGGCCGACGCGGAGGTCGAGGCGGCGGTCGAGACGGCCGAGACCGACGACAGCCCGACGCCGGACGAGATGTTCGACCACGTGTTCGCCCGGCAGCCCGACCGGTACGAGCGCCAGCGCGCCGCCGTCAGCGACGACCCCGCGGTCGACCGCTGAGGGAGCACGCCGGCCGCGTCCCCGTCGGGGTCACCCCCACCGTGGTAGCCCGCCGAACCGCAACCCCTACTTGTGCCGCCGTTACAGCGTTGACCATGCAACTGGGCGTCATCGGACTGGGACGGATGGGGCGGATAGTGGTCGACCGGACGCTCGCGGCCGGGCACGACGTGGTCGCCTTCGACCTCGACGAGGAAGCCGTCGCCGCGGCCGCGGACGCCGGGGCGACGCCGGCCGACTCCGTGCGGAGCCTCGCCGAGCAACTGGACGGCGAGAAGCGGGTGTGGCTGATGGTGCCGGCCGGGGAGCCGGTCGACGCCGCGCTCGACGACCTCGAACCCCACCTCGACGGCGACGACGTGGTCGTCGACGGCGGCAACTCCCACTTCGAGGACTCCGTCCGCCGCGCCGGGCGCACCGACGCCGCCTACCTCGACTGTGGTACCTCGGGCGGCCCGGCCGGCGCGGAACTGGGGTTCTCGCTGATGGTCGGCGGCCCCGAGTGGGCCTACGAGGCGCTCGAACCCGCCTTCGACGCGGTCGCGACCGGCCCCGACGGCCACGCCCGCATGGGGCCCTCGGGCTCCGGCCACTACGTGAAGATGGTCCACAACGGCGTCGAGTACGCGCTGATGCAGGCGTACGGCGAGGGATTCGAACTGCTCCACGAGGGCCGGTACGACCTCGACCTGGAAGCGATCGCACGCACCTGGAACAACGGCGCGGTGATCCGCTCGTGGCTGCTCGAACTGTGCGAGGAGGCGTTCCGCGAGGAGGGCAACGATCTGGGCACCGTCGCGGACCACGTCGCCGGCGGTTCGACGGGGACATGGACCGTCCAGGAGGCGCTCGAACAGGAGATCCCGGTGCCGCTCATCCACCAGGCGCTGGCCGAGCGGTTCGGCTCGCGCGCACCCCCCCAGGGACGGTTCTCCCGCCGGCTGGCAAACCGGCTGCGGTACGGCTTCGGGCGCCACGACGTGGCGCGGGACGAGTGACTCACCGGATCGCCACCGGCGCGCCCCGGTCCGTCGACCGCCGGGCGCGTTCGACGTCGGCTTCCGGGCGCGGTTTCGGCGGGTCGACGGCGCGGATGATCACAAGCGAATTAAACCAGGATTTCCAACCTTCGAGTATATGGTGAACGAAATCGGGCTCGGACTCGGGTTGCTGCTGACGGTGACGGCAGTGATCCTGCATTTCTCGCGCGGGACCGAGTGGACGGCCAACGAGGACATTTCCCAGGAGCTCCTCGAACGGCGGGCCGAATCGCTACCCGAGACTGACTTCCCCGAGCCGATGAACCGCTCCATCGGCGGCGGCGGGGGCGCGGGCGCGATCCCGGCCGGGGAGGCCGGCGGCGAACTCGAAGGCGAGGAGGGCGGGGCCGAGGAGTCGTCCGGTCCCGGTGACATCCCCGAGGACGAGGTCGAGTACTTCGAGATCGAGTACGTCAAGGAGGGCGAGACGATCGAAGTCGCCAACAACGAGACGCTGCTGGAGGCCGGCGAGGAGGAGGGCTGGGACATGCCCTACGCCTGCCGGCAGGGCCAGTGTGTCTCCTGTGCGGGCCACATCCCCGACGGCGACTCGACCGAGTTCGTCGAACACGACGACCAGGAGATGCTGGACGAGAACGAACTGGGCGACGGCTACACGCTCACCTGCGTCGCCTATCCGCGCGGCGAGTTCTCTCTGGAGACCAGCGAGTCGCCGTAGCGCGACCACCGGCGTCTTTCTCCCGAGCCGATGCCCCAGCCGCCGCGCTCCGCAGCGTCGGCGGTGCGTCCGGACCACCGCGGCGGTTCCGGCCGACACCTGACCGACGACGCCGAACGACGGTTGTCCCCGGATCGTCCGCGGACGAAGAAGTTCACAACGGTTATACCGCGGTCGGTGTTACGGATGAGTGAGGGCGCGTAGCTCAGCGGACAGAGCACTTGGTTCCGGACCAAGATGCCGCGGGTTCAAATCCCGTCGCGCCCGTCCTCAGACTGCACGTTTCGCAACAAAACCAGATCTTCCCGTAGCGACGCCGATAGGTACGTTTTCAGTACTTTCGGCGTTCGGACGGGGAGGCTAAAATCTGATACCAATACGGTACGGACTGCGGTGCACCGCCGACGGGGGATAACCTGCGCAAACGCGGGGTGGTCGGCGTGAACGACCAGGCGCGCCTCACCGAGTTCGGAACCGGCACCGACGTCGGTCTCGACCGGCTCACCGAGGCCCAGCGCCGCGCGTCCGTCGCCGTCCGGCTGAACGGCGTCGGCGTCCGTGAACACGCCCGACAGACGGAGTGCGAACCCGGTACTGTCGGGAACCTACTTCGCCGCGCCGAGAAGCGGCTCAACGGGGAGGGGTCGACATCACGGGCGAGACGTGCGTGGGCGGTATTGATATCCCGTTCTCAGGCGGAGAGCAGCCCTATGGCTCCGAAAAGTGCCATTCCAACCCCAACTATGCGAGTGAGCGATACTTTCCAATCCGCGGGTTCCACCTTGTCCCAGGATCGCTTGCTTCCAATCGAGTCGAGTTGTTCTTCGAACCGAGCAAGCTTGTACGGCCAGATCGCGCCTGGAATCCCGAATACCAGGAGGAAGAAGGCAAGTGCGGGGTCCATATTTCCCCCGTTCTGAATGTTATAACAATAGGTCTTTTGGAACAACCCTTCTGTCCAATTGTCACCATTGTGTCTGTCCGGAGTCTTTCTATTCAGTTTTCAGAGCGACGCACGCGCTGTGATATTGACACGGACACTAACCGGGAGGGGCCACGGTGAACCGCGTCGTCGACGCCGACGGATGCGACCGATGCGGTGACTCCGGTACACGCCGGTACGGCCCGCGTCGTCTCTGCCGGAACTGTATCGACGAGGACTCCCAGAGAAGCCGCCGAGTCGCGGGTTCAAGTACGTCACCAACCCGGAGGTGGCGAGGGCATGAAGCAGTCGACGACGCTGGTAATCGAGTCGGCGATGCTGGGTGGCGCGTGACCCAGAACGGGATCGACAACATGAACGAGTTGACCGGCCGCGCCCGCTATCCTGCAAGGAGCGGACGCGACGAGCGAACAGCGTCAAGGCCGGAGTGTGACCGCGTATCTGTGGCCGATCAGCCGTCGTTGGCCGACGCGGCGTCGGCGGGCTCCATCCCCAACTGGAACAGGTCGCGGTAGAACACGACGCCGACGAACAGCATGTACGCCGCGCCGAGGGGCACCGAGAACCAGTTCACGTCGGACTGCGAGCCGACGAGGAGGAAGTCGTACAGGAGCGCGCGGCTCAGGATGAACAGTCCGCCGGCCACGACGAACGCGCCGCCGACGAGGCGGTCGCTTCGGCGCTCGGGGAGCGGGGAGTCGACGACCCACGTCGCGAGCACGAACAGCGTCGCGGCCAGGGCGAGCGCCGCGGCGACGACCCACGCGTACAGCGCCGCCCTGCTCGCGGGGTCGAACCCCGACCGGAGCGCCAGCAGTTCGTTGGGGAGCAGGAACTGGCCGCCCAGGTCGGTGACGACGTACCGGCCGAACGCGGAGTGGAGGCCCCACCCGATCCCCCGACCGTACAGGTAGACGTCGAACGGGAAGATCACCGCCGTGACGGCGAAGAGCCGCTTCGCGGAACTGACCGTAAACATCGTCTGCGGACACGGGTGTCCGATATTAGATAGTGGCGGTTCGGGTCGGCCGCCCGGCTCACCGGACAGGGTGCGCGAACCTCGCCGGCGCG
Proteins encoded:
- a CDS encoding M28 family peptidase gives rise to the protein MTEWIGETFTSDVGWDHLERLVDEDTRMAGSDGERRAAEATRDALERVGARNARLDEFDIQGWTRGDSAVRAGDTTQDCIALPRSPAGEATAELVDLGYGLPEDFAEADVDGAVVMVRSDAPDYYERYVHRREKYYHAVESGAAAFVYRNHVEGCLPPTGSVGTAEDPIGEIPAVGVSKEVGARLARRFAGDDVTVAVDAEAAPATSANVHAELGPDTDEAVLVTSHVDAHDIAEGAMDNGAGTATLVEVARALAAREAELDTRVRFVAFGAEEVGLVGSEHEAARADAAAVRAVLNLDGVVRGRTLQAYTHGFDALGEAADAVAERFDHPVETVPEMNPHSDHWPFVQRGVPGYHVASKTDGDGRGWGHTFADTLDKLAPRDLREQAVLLTELAVELAADGFAPERKSDDEVAAALAAQDLAEGMRITGDWPYDE
- the pdhA gene encoding pyruvate dehydrogenase (acetyl-transferring) E1 component subunit alpha translates to MVRVMAATDAPEAGDVELSAERAREFYQTQVLARTFDRKAVSLHRQGRIGTYAPMEGQEAAQVGAAAALSERDYCFPTYRDHAMYLQRGYDLAEVVRHLLGEGNYVDRSDGDVRTFPPTIPIATQLPHAVGVGMAARYSGDDAVALASFGDGATSEGDFHEALNIAGVFEAPVVFFCQNNGYAISVPTERQTATATIAEKADAYGIEGVRVDGNDVVAVHDVVSDAVERARNGGGPTLVEAVTYRRGPHTTTDDPSQYRDEDDVPEFAERDPLERTREYMETTHGWSEADETALQEAADAEVEAAVETAETDDSPTPDEMFDHVFARQPDRYERQRAAVSDDPAVDR
- the gnd gene encoding phosphogluconate dehydrogenase (NAD(+)-dependent, decarboxylating) — protein: MQLGVIGLGRMGRIVVDRTLAAGHDVVAFDLDEEAVAAAADAGATPADSVRSLAEQLDGEKRVWLMVPAGEPVDAALDDLEPHLDGDDVVVDGGNSHFEDSVRRAGRTDAAYLDCGTSGGPAGAELGFSLMVGGPEWAYEALEPAFDAVATGPDGHARMGPSGSGHYVKMVHNGVEYALMQAYGEGFELLHEGRYDLDLEAIARTWNNGAVIRSWLLELCEEAFREEGNDLGTVADHVAGGSTGTWTVQEALEQEIPVPLIHQALAERFGSRAPPQGRFSRRLANRLRYGFGRHDVARDE
- a CDS encoding 2Fe-2S iron-sulfur cluster-binding protein, producing the protein MVNEIGLGLGLLLTVTAVILHFSRGTEWTANEDISQELLERRAESLPETDFPEPMNRSIGGGGGAGAIPAGEAGGELEGEEGGAEESSGPGDIPEDEVEYFEIEYVKEGETIEVANNETLLEAGEEEGWDMPYACRQGQCVSCAGHIPDGDSTEFVEHDDQEMLDENELGDGYTLTCVAYPRGEFSLETSESP